Proteins encoded within one genomic window of Nonomuraea gerenzanensis:
- a CDS encoding GntR family transcriptional regulator, translated as MTLPLRPVSTVGALADALRSRVLSGEIPPGTALPEQEIAASYGVARPTVREALASLVHEGLLRRERNRSAYVPEVTLSDLEDLMYVRRPLEDLMARAVIGRTVPEAEAALRRMAALPGEAPWSETVAEHMALHQALIEAVGSPRLERLYGVLAAETRLGLVRLREVYQDRDVLVAEHRDLLDAIANGPEEAARAAVAAHLGHSWGGATRVHRHL; from the coding sequence GTGACGTTGCCGCTCAGACCCGTCTCCACCGTCGGCGCGCTCGCCGACGCCCTGCGCAGCAGGGTGCTGTCCGGCGAGATCCCGCCCGGCACCGCGCTGCCCGAGCAGGAGATCGCCGCCTCCTACGGCGTCGCCAGGCCGACCGTGCGGGAGGCGCTGGCGAGCCTGGTGCACGAGGGGCTGCTCAGGCGGGAGCGCAATCGCAGTGCCTATGTCCCGGAAGTGACGCTTTCGGACCTCGAAGATCTCATGTACGTCCGCCGCCCCCTGGAGGACCTCATGGCCAGGGCCGTGATCGGCCGCACGGTGCCGGAGGCGGAGGCGGCGCTGCGCCGGATGGCCGCGTTGCCCGGCGAGGCGCCCTGGTCGGAGACCGTGGCCGAGCACATGGCGCTGCACCAGGCGCTCATCGAGGCCGTCGGCAGCCCGCGGCTGGAGCGGCTCTACGGCGTGCTGGCCGCGGAGACGCGGCTCGGCCTGGTGCGGCTGCGCGAGGTCTACCAGGACAGGGACGTGCTGGTGGCCGAGCACCGCGACCTGCTCGACGCGATCGCGAACGGCCCGGAGGAGGCCGCGCGGGCGGCGGTCGCCGCGCATCTCGGTCACTCCTGGGGCGGCGCGACGCGAGTCCATCGGCACCTTTGA
- a CDS encoding sugar transferase, with amino-acid sequence MRVGIGESAVVLLEAVPRRASSIWTRAYLRLLLSGDTVCALLACVCVLGIRLIAGAYIPLVEFLLGFGLVIAWPIALWMGGAYRQRANGEGTEEFKAVFNGGIGLMAAVAIMAYATQAVIARSFVMAMLPLALVTTLYYRYRMRKRLHRRRAVGEYMRQVIAVGHRESILDLVMQFRRQPYHGMRVVGACLPDDSIEVDLDGIPVLGTFADVATVAEREQADAVAVLACPELDGAALRRLAWSLETARTDLFVAPALLDVAGPRISIRPVAGMPLLHVEHPEFGGMRQFVKTVFDRLVAGIALLGLALPLLGLALLIRLTSPGPAFFYQTRVGKGGTEFRLVKFRTMVADAERLKGALLEANEFDGVLFKIRNDPRITRVGAFLRKYSLDELPQLLNVLRGEMSLVGPRPPLPQEVAEYGTDVRRRLVVKPGMTGLWQVSGRSDLSWEESVRLDLRYVENWSLILDLQILWKTWSVVTRGEGAY; translated from the coding sequence ATGAGGGTGGGGATTGGGGAGTCCGCTGTCGTGCTCCTCGAGGCCGTGCCGCGCCGCGCGTCGAGCATCTGGACGCGTGCGTACTTACGGCTCCTGTTATCCGGGGACACGGTGTGCGCGCTGCTCGCATGCGTCTGCGTGCTGGGCATCCGGCTGATCGCCGGCGCGTACATTCCGCTGGTCGAGTTCCTGCTGGGGTTCGGCCTGGTGATCGCCTGGCCCATCGCGCTGTGGATGGGGGGCGCGTACCGCCAGCGCGCCAACGGCGAGGGAACGGAGGAGTTCAAGGCCGTCTTCAACGGCGGCATCGGGTTGATGGCGGCCGTCGCCATCATGGCCTACGCCACGCAGGCCGTCATCGCGCGCAGCTTCGTGATGGCGATGTTGCCGCTGGCTCTGGTGACGACGCTCTACTACCGCTACCGCATGCGCAAACGGCTGCACAGACGCCGAGCGGTGGGCGAGTACATGCGGCAGGTGATCGCCGTCGGGCACCGGGAGTCGATTCTCGACCTCGTGATGCAGTTCAGGCGCCAGCCGTACCACGGAATGCGGGTGGTGGGAGCCTGCCTGCCCGATGACAGCATCGAGGTGGACCTCGACGGCATCCCGGTGCTGGGCACGTTCGCCGACGTGGCCACCGTGGCCGAGCGCGAGCAGGCGGACGCCGTGGCCGTGCTGGCCTGCCCCGAGCTGGACGGCGCCGCGCTGCGCCGGCTGGCGTGGAGCCTGGAGACCGCGCGGACGGACCTGTTCGTGGCGCCCGCGCTCCTCGACGTGGCAGGGCCCCGGATCAGCATCAGGCCGGTCGCGGGCATGCCGCTGCTGCACGTGGAGCATCCGGAGTTCGGCGGGATGCGGCAGTTCGTGAAGACCGTCTTCGACCGGCTGGTGGCGGGGATCGCGCTGCTGGGCCTGGCGCTGCCGCTGCTGGGCCTCGCGCTGCTGATCCGGCTGACGAGCCCGGGACCGGCGTTCTTCTACCAGACCAGAGTCGGCAAAGGCGGCACTGAGTTCCGTCTGGTGAAATTTCGGACCATGGTGGCCGATGCGGAACGACTCAAGGGCGCACTGCTCGAAGCGAACGAGTTCGACGGAGTGCTCTTCAAGATTAGGAACGATCCAAGGATCACCAGGGTAGGCGCTTTCCTGCGGAAATACTCGCTCGACGAGCTCCCCCAACTGCTGAACGTCCTGCGCGGCGAGATGTCCCTCGTGGGCCCGCGCCCGCCGCTGCCGCAGGAGGTCGCCGAGTACGGCACCGACGTCCGCCGCCGCCTCGTGGTCAAGCCGGGCATGACCGGCCTGTGGCAGGTCAGCGGGCGCTCCGACCTGAGCTGGGAGGAGTCCGTACGCCTCGACCTGCGCTACGTGGAGAACTGGTCGCTCATCCTCGACCTGCAGATCCTGTGGAAGACCTGGTCCGTCGTCACCCGTGGAGAAGGGGCTTACTAG
- a CDS encoding class I SAM-dependent methyltransferase — protein MMTCRLCGSDDLTGVVDLGATPPCERILTAGQLDEPEVTYPLHLRVCTSCWLAQIPPLITPEETFTDYAYFSSYSASWVEHARAFVAELDLRPDSFVVEVASNDGYLLRHVVERGVRCLGIEPSVNVGQAARERGVPTVTAFLTPESAQAVVAEHGRADYVVANNVYAHIPDVIGFTEGLRTLVADHGLVSVEVQHLLTLMQLNQYDTIYHEHFQYYTVASAQRALASGGLTLVDVELLTTHGGSIRLWAAPSGTPSQRVSDVLAMEKAAGLHEISGYIDFTERVAKVRRDLLGFLINAAEEGSTVVGYGAPGKGNTLLNHCGIRPDLLPYTVDRNPYKHGKFTPGARIPIFAPERIAADKPDYVLVLPWNLRDELIDQLSYIRDWGGRLVFPIPALEVV, from the coding sequence ATGATGACTTGCCGGTTATGTGGCTCGGACGATCTCACCGGCGTGGTGGACCTGGGGGCGACGCCGCCCTGCGAGCGGATCCTCACGGCCGGGCAACTCGACGAGCCCGAGGTGACCTACCCGCTGCACCTGCGCGTGTGCACGTCGTGCTGGCTCGCGCAGATCCCGCCGCTGATCACCCCCGAGGAGACTTTCACGGACTACGCCTACTTCTCCTCCTACTCGGCCTCCTGGGTGGAGCACGCCCGCGCCTTCGTGGCCGAGCTGGACCTGCGGCCGGACTCGTTCGTGGTGGAGGTGGCCAGCAACGACGGCTACCTGCTGCGGCACGTGGTGGAGCGCGGGGTGCGCTGCCTGGGCATCGAGCCGTCGGTGAACGTCGGCCAGGCCGCCAGGGAGCGCGGCGTGCCCACGGTGACGGCGTTCCTGACGCCCGAGAGCGCCCAGGCGGTCGTGGCCGAGCACGGCAGGGCCGACTACGTGGTGGCCAACAACGTCTACGCGCACATCCCCGACGTCATCGGCTTCACCGAGGGGCTGCGCACGCTGGTCGCCGACCACGGGCTGGTCTCGGTGGAGGTGCAGCACCTGCTCACGCTGATGCAGCTCAACCAGTACGACACGATCTACCACGAGCACTTCCAGTACTACACCGTCGCCTCCGCCCAGCGGGCCCTGGCGAGCGGCGGGCTGACGCTGGTGGACGTGGAGCTGCTGACGACGCACGGCGGCTCGATCCGCCTGTGGGCCGCGCCGTCGGGCACCCCGTCGCAGCGCGTCTCCGACGTGCTGGCGATGGAGAAGGCGGCCGGGCTGCACGAGATCTCCGGCTACATCGACTTCACCGAGCGGGTGGCCAAGGTCCGGCGCGACCTGCTGGGCTTCCTGATCAACGCCGCCGAGGAGGGCAGCACGGTCGTCGGGTACGGGGCTCCCGGCAAGGGCAACACGCTGCTCAACCACTGCGGCATCCGGCCCGACCTGCTGCCGTACACGGTGGATCGCAACCCGTACAAGCACGGCAAGTTCACCCCCGGCGCGCGGATTCCGATCTTCGCGCCGGAGCGCATCGCCGCCGACAAGCCGGACTACGTGCTCGTGCTGCCGTGGAACCTGCGCGACGAGCTGATCGACCAGCTCTCCTACATCCGCGACTGGGGCGGCCGGCTGGTCTTCCCCATCCCCGCTCTGGAGGTCGTGTGA
- a CDS encoding dTDP-4-dehydrorhamnose 3,5-epimerase family protein, which produces MDPLGIDGVWRHTPPVHSDPRGSFYEAFRAADLPGRRFDLAQVNCSVSARGVLRGVHFADVPPGQAKYVMCLSGSVMDVVVDLRVGSPTFGRWESVTLDDVSRSAVLVAEGLGHGFMALSERATVMYLCSEPYTPAREHGVHPLDPALGIDWASGVEPVLSEKDAKAPTLDEALRAGLLPDYRVCREFYATLH; this is translated from the coding sequence ATGGATCCCCTCGGCATCGATGGCGTCTGGCGCCACACGCCGCCCGTCCACTCCGATCCCCGCGGCTCGTTCTACGAGGCCTTCCGCGCCGCCGACCTGCCCGGGCGGCGCTTCGACCTGGCGCAGGTGAACTGCTCGGTCTCGGCCCGCGGCGTGCTGCGCGGCGTGCACTTCGCCGACGTGCCCCCCGGCCAGGCCAAGTACGTGATGTGCCTGTCCGGCAGCGTCATGGACGTCGTGGTGGACCTGCGCGTCGGCTCGCCCACCTTCGGCCGGTGGGAGAGCGTGACACTCGACGACGTGAGCAGGAGCGCCGTCCTGGTCGCCGAGGGGCTCGGGCACGGGTTCATGGCGCTCAGCGAGCGCGCCACGGTGATGTACCTGTGCTCCGAGCCGTACACACCGGCGCGCGAGCACGGGGTGCACCCGCTCGACCCGGCGCTCGGAATCGACTGGGCGTCCGGCGTCGAGCCCGTCCTGTCGGAGAAGGACGCCAAGGCGCCCACCCTCGACGAGGCGCTCAGGGCCGGGCTGCTGCCCGACTACCGGGTGTGCCGGGAGTTCTACGCGACACTGCACTGA
- the rfbB gene encoding dTDP-glucose 4,6-dehydratase gives MTRILVTGGAGFIGSHFVRSLHDEYVTVLDKLTYAGNRANLDGVRHEFVHGDICDAELLARLVPGHDLVVNFAAESHVDRSIEGAAEFMRTNALGTQTLLQACLEAGVPKVVQVSTDEVYGSIDIGSWDESAPVRPRSPYAASKASGDLIARAYAVTYGLNVSITRCGNNYGPRQYPEKIIPLFITNLLRGRKVPLYGDGGNVRDWIHVEDHCAGIRLVAEKGEPGEVYHIAGTAELTNKELTARLLEACGRDWDMVAYVADRKGHDRRYSLDDSKLRALGYRPEIPFEQGLKDTVRWYATHRDWWSR, from the coding sequence ATGACAAGAATTCTGGTCACCGGTGGCGCGGGATTCATCGGCTCCCACTTCGTCCGCAGCCTGCACGACGAGTACGTCACGGTGCTGGACAAGCTGACCTACGCCGGCAACCGCGCCAACCTCGACGGGGTGCGGCACGAGTTCGTGCACGGGGACATCTGCGACGCCGAGCTGCTCGCGCGGCTCGTGCCCGGCCACGACCTCGTGGTCAACTTCGCCGCCGAGTCCCACGTGGACCGGTCGATCGAGGGCGCCGCCGAGTTCATGCGCACCAACGCGCTGGGCACGCAGACGCTGCTGCAGGCGTGCCTGGAGGCCGGGGTGCCGAAGGTGGTGCAGGTCTCGACCGACGAGGTGTACGGGTCGATCGACATCGGCTCCTGGGACGAGTCGGCGCCGGTGCGGCCGCGCTCGCCGTACGCGGCCTCGAAGGCGAGCGGCGACCTGATCGCCCGCGCGTACGCGGTCACCTACGGGCTGAACGTCTCGATCACCCGCTGCGGCAACAACTACGGGCCCCGGCAGTACCCCGAGAAGATCATCCCGCTGTTCATCACGAACCTGCTGCGCGGCAGGAAGGTGCCGCTGTACGGCGACGGCGGCAACGTGCGGGACTGGATCCACGTCGAGGACCACTGCGCGGGCATCCGCCTGGTCGCCGAGAAGGGCGAGCCGGGGGAGGTCTACCACATCGCGGGCACGGCCGAGCTGACCAACAAGGAGCTCACCGCGCGCCTGCTCGAAGCCTGCGGCCGGGACTGGGACATGGTCGCCTACGTCGCCGACCGCAAGGGCCACGACCGCAGGTACTCGCTGGACGACTCCAAGCTGCGGGCGCTGGGCTACCGCCCCGAGATCCCGTTCGAGCAGGGGCTGAAGGACACCGTCCGGTGGTACGCCACGCACCGCGACTGGTGGAGCCGTTGA
- the rfbD gene encoding dTDP-4-dehydrorhamnose reductase, with protein MRWLITGAGGMLAADVLDRTALTGEPVLALGRTELDVRDRRAVHDFVAAYRPRAVLNCAAWTAVDDAETHEAEALAVNGHAARWLAEACDRVGARLVHVSTDYVFDGTPGPPRTEDAPTGPVNAYGRTKLAGERAVLEHGHYVVRTAWLYGAHGANFATTMIRLAGERPTLDVVDDQHGQPTWTADLADYLVRLAQSDLPPGVYHGTSAGRTTWCGFAREILTLLGEDPERVRPVPTSAFPRPARRPADSVLAHTRWEPIRHWRTALHAAWPVLTRSRQCSVA; from the coding sequence ATGAGGTGGCTCATCACGGGGGCGGGCGGCATGCTGGCCGCCGACGTCCTCGACAGGACCGCGCTGACGGGCGAGCCGGTCCTCGCGCTCGGCCGGACCGAGCTGGACGTGCGCGACAGGCGGGCGGTGCACGACTTCGTCGCCGCCTACCGGCCCAGGGCCGTGCTGAACTGCGCGGCCTGGACCGCGGTGGACGACGCCGAGACGCACGAGGCCGAGGCGCTGGCGGTCAACGGGCACGCGGCGCGCTGGCTGGCCGAGGCGTGCGACCGGGTCGGGGCGCGGCTCGTGCACGTGTCCACCGACTACGTCTTCGACGGGACGCCGGGCCCGCCCCGCACCGAGGACGCGCCGACCGGGCCGGTGAACGCCTACGGCAGGACCAAGCTGGCGGGCGAGCGGGCGGTGCTGGAGCACGGCCACTACGTGGTGCGCACCGCCTGGCTGTACGGCGCGCACGGCGCGAACTTCGCCACCACCATGATCAGGCTGGCGGGGGAGCGGCCCACCCTGGACGTGGTGGACGACCAGCACGGCCAGCCGACCTGGACCGCCGACCTGGCGGACTACCTGGTCAGGCTGGCCCAGTCGGACCTGCCGCCGGGCGTCTACCACGGCACGAGCGCGGGCCGGACGACCTGGTGCGGGTTCGCCAGGGAGATCCTCACACTGCTGGGCGAGGACCCGGAGCGGGTGCGCCCGGTGCCGACCTCGGCCTTCCCGCGCCCGGCCCGGCGGCCGGCCGACAGCGTGCTGGCGCACACCCGATGGGAGCCGATCCGGCACTGGCGCACGGCGCTGCACGCGGCCTGGCCCGTCCTGACGAGGAGCCGTCAGTGCAGTGTCGCGTAG
- a CDS encoding GNAT family N-acetyltransferase: MPLLNVRLRAWREDDASAVLRAFQAPDLRHQAPWPVVTLKDASGWIASWEGVGHAFAVLQDDQVVGNVAVTRLDSHGNGWVSYWVVPEARGRGVAVAATELVARWAFDERGLYRLELGHRTNNPASCRVAMKAGFLPEGIERGKLSHAGVRYDVERHARLATD; encoded by the coding sequence GCCGTGCTGCGTGCCTTCCAGGCCCCCGACCTGCGTCACCAGGCACCCTGGCCCGTCGTCACGCTCAAGGACGCCTCGGGGTGGATCGCCTCCTGGGAGGGGGTCGGGCACGCCTTCGCCGTGCTCCAGGACGACCAGGTCGTCGGAAACGTGGCGGTGACCAGGCTCGACTCCCACGGCAACGGCTGGGTGTCCTACTGGGTGGTGCCCGAGGCGAGGGGGAGGGGGGTCGCGGTGGCGGCCACCGAGCTGGTGGCGCGGTGGGCGTTCGACGAGCGCGGGCTCTACCGGCTGGAGCTGGGGCACCGGACGAACAACCCGGCGTCGTGCCGGGTGGCCATGAAGGCCGGCTTCCTGCCGGAGGGCATCGAGCGGGGCAAGCTCAGCCACGCGGGCGTCCGGTACGACGTCGAGCGGCACGCGCGGCTGGCCACCGACTGA
- a CDS encoding DMT family transporter: MRNGPLAVVGASVLWGTAGTAGLLMSADSVALAAARLVIGGAALALLAGRDLRAAVKPGLLFGAVAVAAYQLCFFAAVSRTGVAIGTVVAIGSGPVFTGLLSWVLHGRRPTRRWSAATAAAICGCAALIAGGGTDAGTQVVSGIALALLGGLLYAFYAVMAARAIGQGGRSNAVMGVMFGGAALIMVPVLAVSGVGWIGEPRALLAVLYLGLGTTALSYFLYGRGLRTTPVATAATLSLAEPAVAALLGLVVLGERLAPVSIAGLVLLGLSLAAVAVPERAQRRERTPERELESQP, encoded by the coding sequence ATGAGGAATGGACCGCTCGCCGTCGTGGGTGCCTCCGTGCTCTGGGGCACCGCGGGCACGGCCGGGTTGCTGATGTCCGCCGACTCCGTGGCGCTGGCCGCCGCCCGGCTGGTGATCGGCGGCGCGGCGCTGGCGTTGCTGGCCGGGCGCGACCTGCGTGCAGCCGTCAAGCCCGGGCTGCTGTTCGGGGCCGTGGCGGTGGCGGCGTACCAGCTCTGCTTCTTCGCGGCCGTCAGCCGCACGGGGGTGGCCATCGGCACGGTGGTCGCGATCGGCAGCGGGCCGGTCTTCACCGGGCTGCTGTCGTGGGTGCTGCACGGGCGCAGGCCGACGAGGCGGTGGAGCGCGGCCACCGCGGCGGCCATCTGCGGGTGCGCGGCGCTGATCGCGGGCGGCGGGACGGACGCGGGCACGCAGGTGGTGTCCGGGATCGCGCTGGCGCTGCTGGGCGGCCTGCTGTACGCCTTCTACGCCGTCATGGCGGCCCGGGCGATCGGCCAGGGCGGTCGGTCGAACGCGGTGATGGGCGTGATGTTCGGCGGCGCCGCGCTGATCATGGTGCCGGTGCTCGCCGTCAGCGGCGTCGGCTGGATCGGCGAGCCGCGGGCCCTGCTCGCCGTGCTCTACCTCGGGCTCGGCACCACGGCCCTGTCCTACTTCCTGTACGGCCGGGGCCTGCGCACCACCCCCGTGGCCACGGCCGCCACCCTGTCGCTGGCCGAGCCGGCCGTCGCGGCGCTGCTCGGCCTGGTGGTGCTGGGCGAGCGGCTGGCCCCGGTCTCGATCGCCGGGCTCGTGCTGCTGGGGCTGAGCCTGGCGGCGGTGGCCGTACCGGAAAGGGCGCAGCGAAGGGAGCGTACGCCGGAAAGGGAGCTAGAGTCGCAGCCGTGA
- a CDS encoding glucose-1-phosphate thymidylyltransferase: MKALVLAGGSGTRLRPITHTSAKQLVPVANKPVLFYGLEAIAAAGIEELGLVVGDTHAEIEAAVGDGSAFGLQVTYLRQEAPLGLAHGVLIARDYLGDDDFVMYLGDNFVVGGINGLVDRFARDRPAAQIMLTKVGDPRQFGVAELDAEGRVVGLEEKPERPKSDLALVGVYLFSPAVHAAVAELKPSWRGELEITDAIQWLIESGQRVESSVISGYWKDTGNVTDMLEVNRLVLESVEPRTEGRVDAASELIGRVAIEPGAVVERSRVVGPAIIGAGARIQDSYVGPYTSIGASCAVTGSEIEYSIVLPRASIAGVGRIESSLIGHDVEVTPAPNTPKAHRLVLGDHSKVQISS; the protein is encoded by the coding sequence GTGAAAGCACTCGTGCTCGCCGGGGGGTCGGGCACCCGGCTGCGCCCCATCACGCACACCTCGGCCAAGCAACTGGTCCCCGTCGCCAACAAGCCGGTCCTGTTCTACGGGCTGGAGGCGATCGCGGCGGCGGGGATCGAGGAGCTCGGCCTGGTGGTCGGGGACACGCACGCGGAGATCGAGGCGGCCGTGGGCGACGGCTCGGCGTTCGGGCTGCAGGTGACGTACCTGCGGCAGGAGGCCCCGCTCGGGCTGGCCCACGGCGTGCTGATCGCCCGCGACTACCTGGGCGACGACGACTTCGTCATGTACCTGGGCGACAACTTCGTCGTGGGCGGCATCAACGGCCTGGTCGACCGGTTCGCCAGGGATCGGCCCGCCGCCCAGATCATGCTGACGAAGGTCGGCGACCCGCGCCAGTTCGGGGTGGCGGAGCTGGACGCCGAGGGCCGCGTGGTCGGCCTGGAGGAGAAGCCCGAGCGGCCCAAGAGCGATCTGGCGCTGGTCGGCGTCTACCTGTTCAGCCCGGCCGTGCACGCGGCGGTGGCGGAGCTGAAACCGTCGTGGCGCGGCGAGCTGGAGATCACCGACGCCATCCAGTGGCTGATCGAGTCGGGGCAGCGCGTCGAGTCCTCGGTGATCTCCGGCTACTGGAAGGACACCGGCAACGTCACCGACATGCTGGAGGTCAACCGGCTCGTGCTGGAGTCGGTCGAGCCCAGGACCGAGGGGCGGGTGGACGCGGCCAGCGAGCTGATCGGCCGCGTGGCGATCGAGCCGGGCGCGGTGGTCGAGCGCTCGCGCGTGGTCGGCCCGGCGATCATCGGCGCCGGCGCCCGCATCCAGGACAGCTACGTCGGCCCGTACACCTCCATCGGCGCGTCCTGCGCCGTCACCGGCAGCGAGATCGAGTACTCGATCGTGCTGCCCCGTGCCTCCATCGCCGGGGTGGGCCGCATCGAGTCGTCGCTGATCGGCCACGACGTCGAGGTCACCCCGGCGCCCAACACGCCCAAAGCCCACCGTCTCGTACTGGGCGATCACAGCAAGGTACAGATCAGTTCATGA